The segment TCTGAGTGAAAGAAGTTTAGGGGTTTTTCAATCACACCTGAAAAGTCACTGCAATCCACatagttaaaataataataataataaataaaaagaagaaaagcatCATATCCTGAAGCAGAACAAACAACTTTACATATGAACAGGCCATGGCCTTACCCTACAGGCATCCTTTCCACCAGCACTATAACCGGCACAGAGCATGTTGGCTGTGATGTTGCCATTGAAGGAGTCAGTGCCATTGCATTTCTCTGTGGAGACGATGGGGAGCTTGACTGtttggagagaggaggggatcTGGCCTCCACTGGAGCTTGTGAATCCCCAGCCTGACACCCGACACACTCTACCCTCCGCTAGGGAGGCGCCCTGCCTGGGCAGCGGGACAGTGGTCACGTAACTGTTGAGGTAAACTGGGGCCCTGAGCTGCAGAGATGCACAGCAAAGTGACGGCAGTTTTTAcccacatcaacaacatcagacaaacaactgcaacaaaaccagtttgtccagttatTACAATGTGTGCTGACATCTTTTTGAGTACTGTACCTTTATAAGCATGATATCATTGTTGTTGGTGATGCTGTTGTACTGAGGATGTGGTATCAAAAGATGGGGGATGAAGAATTGCTCTGTCCCCTCATATCTGCTCAGAGAGAAGTCACCAGCCACGATTACCATTTCATTTACCCTGAGGATGACAGAAGGAAATAGCAGTCACTGTGGATATAataatttaaagtttaaaatagaaacatttcagtttaggtcattttaaaggcagaatgagtagttttccttaaaaaaaaaaaaaaaaaaaaaaagtataaatgaagacaaaattcatccctctcagtcatcacttatgagccactagaagtgtgtgttggtgtgtgtatttgcagagaccctgccctctgccagGATTTTCTTGCTGTGCTGAGATCAGGTCTCTTCTGGGCatcagcctttgggcagcaggtgtgcagCTTCCAGCCAATAACAGTGCACAGTGCCAGATCAGTAGCACCACATCCAAAAGGAAGCTACGAAAACCGTGAAAGTCGAAACGTCAAGTGGAGaaagctcgttccacagcgagagtgaatctggggttggctttcacccgctggcgGGCACTGagggggaggatgaggatgaagagcaacacACTGTTGGCCTGTTtcctgttggacaggtaggtgccAGCTTGCCAAAACGAAAACTGGCCCCCGGCGGTTACCTTAGCCAGGCACAAGGGCcagctttgaatgttgtgttttccaAATCCCTACAGACAAATcttactcattctgcctttaatctTATTATCAAAAGTACGATAACTGAAGCTGCAGATACATTAGACTCTTTTAATGCCATAAATATTACGATTCCTTCACATTTTCCTTGAAAAGGCCTCAGAAGCAGCATTTGtaccactgatctataatatcCTAAAGATATTATATACTATAGGTACACTATACGACACAATAAGATATACTTTATTTTCCCCATAGGAAAATTGGTCTTAGACTTAAATGCTGCACACATGATACATGACATCGTCTTATGATATAACTGCCTCCATAGTGGTTGTAAGAAAAAACGATAtataaacacagcaacacatgcTGTTGCACATCACAACCACAAATtacacatattacacacacagataagatAAGGGCCAGCAACATATCACACAACTTCTTGCATCATACCATGAATTTATATATGATAGATATAGATCAGGGATTTAtgccaggggttttcaaagtctgaCACTTTGGCCGTCACCTGGAACAAAGCTTGAGGGTATCCCTCTTAGCGTAGATCGATTCCTGAGTATCTGTGGGATCATATAGCAGCTACTTGATCCCACATTCATCCAACAATTGAGCTAAGATAGTCTTATATTGCTGCTTGACATAACTTTGAgctgcacacaaatacatgacaAAGGCTGACTCTGTGTTCATAAATTTACCCAGAACTATCTATGAACTATCTCTTTAACTGAATGACAGAAATTGAGGCAGCGCGGTGCCTTTTGATAACTAATAGATTAGAAGTTTATTAGCAATTCTtcatgaaatgctttttttttatacccTCTGTCTCTGAGCCTGCCTCCCACTTTGAAAATCTCTGATTTATAGCATCATGggagacaaaattaaaattacattttgcgTTATCAGATTCTTCTAATGCAGGACACATCACATTTATTCAGTGATGGAGGAAATTCTGAGATACATCCAACATTTAAGTGAAGAATATTCATATACAAAAATCCACCTGAACAACAAAATTATATAATTAAACAGCAATACATATTATGAAAGTGTGCTCAGTGATTAATGTCCATCTTAGTGGAAGTAGACAACATCGACTGGTCTGTAtccaatatttaataaaaggccaatatcaaTTGACTGATACATCAGTTTAAGCCCAattgaatgaaaaagaaacccCATGCATTCAGATCACTAATATTGAATATCCAGTCATTTTGTTCATAGGATTGCTTCCTTCTAGGcaatgttgtttctgttttgcacTCTGTATGAGTGTATGTCGACAATTAGCCCTGAGGCCATCAGACGCCTGAGTCAGATTCCTGTGCCACTGAGCCCCACACACAATGACTCTCATTGTGAGCTGTGCACCTGTATCATTTTCATGTACTTTCTCTCAGCCTTGATAAGTTACAGAATTGACAATATGATATGGCTTGATGACCTCCTGGATCTGCTAATGACACCCTACGTATACACACTTTCGTGCTGTGTTGTCAATTTGAGGTCACCTAATGTCAGTGGGCCTATTATTGTTGCCTACTGCTTCCTTAAAGTTTATATGGATAGTGTTCTACAAACAAAGCTTACAGTAAATCAGGATGAGTAAAAGGATAAAGAGTATATTGGGTGTGCTCCAACGCAGGTGTGACTTAGCATCTTTTATCAACCCTACATCAAATCTGAGCTTGTGACTGAGCCCAgataatatattattttttttataataacactcaaagcaaattttaactCACCCCATATTACAATGTGCTGCTGTGAGTACCCAGTATTTGTTTACCAAAGAGCCCCCACAGAAGTGCTGACCCATGGTTTTCTGTATTGACACAATGTACTTGATAGAGTGTGGAGCCGGTGTGTATCCCCCCACTATACGGCCCTGCTGCATCAGCTGTTGACCtgggacacacagagagagtaaaATAACAAATGAGACTGGATTTGATCTTGGAGGAACACATGCAGTCggccatatgttttttttttttttgcacaaaccACACAGGGCCGACACACTGACAAATTGCAATGTTATTACTGCCGTGGCAAGCAGCAGCATAAGCACAACACAAGTCATAAAGAAAGCACCAGAGGACTTTGCCGCACAGATGCGCCTTGCTTTACagatcaataaaaaacaatctcCGGGGTAGATGGGATCACAGTGAGAATCAGTCTGCCTCAACTGTGGCTATCATCATCGGGCTGATGTTAACACAGAGCTGGGGGATGACAAACTGATCTGACTTTGCTTTCTGTTCTCTAAGGAGCAGCATGTGTCCAAGATAGATTTCCTTAGGGTTAACCCTTTATTAGAGGACTAGATGATTGGTTATGCTCACAATCAAAAGAGACATTTGAGAGTATCTAGAGTGAGTGAATGCTTTGAAACATCCTGATTATGGGGCCCTAAAGATGAGATGTGAGCTTGGATTGGATTTCTGCAGCCCCCATCACACCTGAGAGGTGAATCAACGTATGAAACTATAGAGTGACTGAGAAAAAACCCTCCATTACCGTCTCAGATATAGATCCTTTGCTATAATTAGCAGCTGTGGTTTGTGTGAAGGGATAAAAGGTAATTCTATACAATACACACTGCATCTCTTGGGTGTGTATGGAATCAATGAACACAGTGAGGGGCATTTAAAAGCATTATGCAACAGTCTATTGAATCTACTTTTGATCCTCATGGGGCTGAAAGGctatgaaattaaaatttcgCCACAGGGTGTTCTTTGCAGTAACTGGATATGCATTTTATATGCACTGAACATGGAAAAATGATAGTTCAGAAAgtaatttaattatgtattcaGGGtagaaatcttgtttttctgacatTAACTGGAATAATCTGACAATGACGTGAGATAACATCTCTTGTTACAATAGAAAGTGAATAAATTTGATCTGGATATTGtcactttttgcaaaacaagcaaaaacagtgTTGTATACAAGAGAGCTCATCCCACTacattagaatttttttttacttgttgcAGTCAAAGTAAGACTCAATACTACGTTATATAACTTATTCAgctgaaatatttttgcagtgcattcaaCCATTATGAATGGTTTTGAGTAGCCTACAGCCTGTAGCGGAGTCTCCACTGAAAATTAGCAGCCATATTCAGACCCGGATTCTAGACCTGCTCGACATGTTTATCAGactctcatttttcattttatctctGTCATAACTGCAGTTCATAAAAGGGGGTGTTGGCCACAATTACTTATTG is part of the Myripristis murdjan chromosome 7, fMyrMur1.1, whole genome shotgun sequence genome and harbors:
- the LOC115362106 gene encoding trypsin, yielding MDLPSLLLCILLEVLAVSCQQLMQQGRIVGGYTPAPHSIKYIVSIQKTMGQHFCGGSLVNKYWVLTAAHCNMGVNEMVIVAGDFSLSRYEGTEQFFIPHLLIPHPQYNSITNNNDIMLIKLRAPVYLNSYVTTVPLPRQGASLAEGRVCRVSGWGFTSSSGGQIPSSLQTVKLPIVSTEKCNGTDSFNGNITANMLCAGYSAGGKDACRGDSGGPLVCEGRVYGLVSWGKGCADARYPGVYTAVSKFRSWIDNTIFSYYSRCTKN